The genomic DNA CGGGGTGAGGAAGCTGGAGGCCATTCCCACCTGGCGGTCCAGGTTGCGAACCACGGAGCCGCGCTCGACGGCGGGAATCTGGGCGAAGAGCCGCTGCTCCTCGGTGCGCTGCTGCTCGGCTTCGTCGTTGTACCAGGTGAACAGCACATCAACGTCGTTGAGCTTTCCTGCGTTCTCCAGGCCGAGTTCCGACGTGAAGCTTCCTTCGGAGGAGGGAATGTCCTTCACCTCCGGTGCCACTGTCATTCCCAGTGCAGTGAGCAGGTCAACCCGTGCGTCACCCTCGTTGTAGAGCACCAGGGATCCCGGGGCGCCGCCGCCCCAGACGTAGGCGAAGCTCTTGCCGGCAAAGTCAGGGTGCTCGGCGGCACTGTCCGCCAGGGACTGTTCGATGCCTGCCACCGCTTCTTTTGCGGCGTCCGGCTCGCCCAGGGCCTTGCCGATCACGGTGATCTGGTCATCCCAGTCAATGTTCCAGGCCTTCTCCGGGTAAGCCACGGTGGGTGCCAGGTCATTGAGGATGTCGAAGTCCTCCTGCGTGATACCGGAGTTCGGGGCCAGGATCAGGTCCGGTTCCAGCGCCACAATGGCATCAATGTCAATGTCGGTGCCGCCGGTGAAGGTGGCCGGAAGGTCATCGCCGCGCTCCTGGATGGCTTCCGTGACCCAGGGGTAGTTCCCGTGTTCATCGTTGCCCCAGCTGACTTCCTCCACGCCCACGGGGGTGGTGCCCAGCGCGACGGCGGTGTCCGCGGAGCCCCAGCCGATGGTTACTACCCGTTCCGGCTTGGCTTCGATGACGGCCTCGCCCAGCGCGGAGTCAACGGTTACCGGGAACTGGCCGGA from Arthrobacter zhangbolii includes the following:
- a CDS encoding iron-siderophore ABC transporter substrate-binding protein — its product is MQRAPKAAALLAVPALLLALSGCGADAAGDTAQEDSGQASGQFPVTVDSALGEAVIEAKPERVVTIGWGSADTAVALGTTPVGVEEVSWGNDEHGNYPWVTEAIQERGDDLPATFTGGTDIDIDAIVALEPDLILAPNSGITQEDFDILNDLAPTVAYPEKAWNIDWDDQITVIGKALGEPDAAKEAVAGIEQSLADSAAEHPDFAGKSFAYVWGGGAPGSLVLYNEGDARVDLLTALGMTVAPEVKDIPSSEGSFTSELGLENAGKLNDVDVLFTWYNDEAEQQRTEEQRLFAQIPAVERGSVVRNLDRQVGMASSFLTPLSVPWVLDRFEPMIEEAVAKVG